A region of the Mycobacterium sp. NBC_00419 genome:
TCTGCGTCCCAAGCTCTACGGAGAAGGGCGCAACGTTCGCGACTGGATCCATGCGGACGACCACTCGTCAGCGGTGCTGAGGATCCTGGAAAAGGGCCGCATCGGAGAGACGTATCTCATCGGCGCCGACGGGGAGAGGGATAACAAGAGCGTCATCGAGATGATCCTCACCTTGATGGGGCATCCCGCGAACGCGTACGACCATGTCGTCGACAGGCCCGGTCACGATCTGCGCTACGCGATTGACGCCACGAAGTTGCGCGCAGAGTTGGGCTGGCAGCCGAGGTATCGAGACTTCACGCGGGGACTGGCCGCCACAATCGAGTGGTACCGCGACCACGCAGACTGGTGGGGGCCGGCCAAAGATGCCACCGAGGCGTTCTACGCCGACCTCGGCCAGTGACCGTCACCGCCACAGTATGGAAATGCACTGCACCGCAGTTAAACTCGAATCGAGGAACGTCCTGGCCCAGAGCTGGACCGATGGGGTTCTACTTCGTTCTGAGCAACGCGCGTAACGCCTGCTCGTACTCCGTGCACACCTGTTTCCAGGAGTAGTCGTCCTCGGCGCGCGTCTGGTTGGTCCGGCTTGCCCGGTCGAGTCCTGCGCGGTCGTCCATCATGTCCAGAACCGCCCGTGCAATGGCCTGCGGGTCGCCGGGCACGAACCGCCCGGCCGGTCCGAGTACCTCGCGGTTGTAGACGGTGTCCCTGGCCAGCGTTGGGGCGCCTGCCGCCATGGCCTGGACCAGGGCCGGATTGGTTCCGCCGACGCTGTGGCCATGAAAGTACACGCCGGCGTGCTGCCAAAGAGCAAGCAGTAACGCGTCGTTGGAGACGTGCCCCAGCCAGGTCACCGTCGGCCAGTCGCTGGCCAACTGCCGCGCTGCGTCGTCCAGCTCCCCGCCGTATCCGGTCGTTCCCACGATGACCACCGGATGCTTGGCGGCGATCGTGCGCACCGCTTCAAAGAATTGCGGGACGCTGTTCTCCGGCACGAAACGGGCAACGACGAGGACATAGCCCCGGTGTACCAAACCGTCGGGGACAGGCAGCGGCGGCGGAACTTCTCCTCCGTAGGGGATGAAAGTTCCTGTCGCCCTGAATGTCTTCTGCCAGTAGGACTCGATAGCCCTCGCGTCGAAGATCAGACTGTCACCCCAGCGCGCCGTGCACCGCGCACCCTGATAGAAGACGCGTTTGGCAAGCGCGTTCCACTTGTCGCGATCCCACTCGATACCGTCGACGTTGACCAGCGAGGGAATGTTGCGTGCCTTCAACAGCGGGAGGAAGTACCCGTTGGCGACGTTCATGACCAGTGCGACATCTGGACGCCGCACTGCGGCGTCGAATGTCGATGTGAGGCCGTAGGAAAGGGTGCTGAGGCTCTTGGTCTCCAGGCCCCGTGTCACCCGCGTCTCAACGCGCAGATCTCTCTCGGGGTCATCAAGCCTGGATGCGTTGTGCCGGCCGTAGACGGTGACATCCCAACCTTCCTCCACGAGGTAGGGGGCGAGCCTCCGGGTTGCTGTCTCGAAGCCACCGTAATAGCTCGGATAGCCCCGCGTTCCGATCAGCGCGACAGACGGCAATATGATCCCTCACTGTGAGCGACAACTAAAATAGTTTCGTCAGCAAGAAGTTATATATTGACGGCCGCCATTGCGCCAGTCGTAGACCCGTTGGGTCACTGCAGAATTGAGATCCTCGAGCCGCTTTCCTGCCCGGTCGCCGTTTGCCAGCTTTGAGCTTCCTCGACTGTCTCAGGCCGCTGGTATTCCATCTTTGTTCCGGGTCTCAGCCGGATGATGTTGTTGCGGGTGGCATAGCCGATGGGCACGTTTGAGGAGTGGTAGCTGTACGCGCCGTATGCGTCCTCGAAAGTATTGTTCTGGATCGTCACATCGACGGGCGTTTGCAGCCGATATGTGAGCAAATGTGTACGCACGTCCTGGTCTGGGCGAACATCGGAGAAGATCCCGTAACCACCGCGCTGGCAAAGATTTCCCTCAATGCTGATACTGCCGAAGCCGGGAGAGGACGCGTTGTTGCTCTCGGACCACAGCTCGAACGTCTGTCCGCAATCGTGAATGTGGTTGTTACGTACGGCGAGATCGCGCCAGAACACTGGGCCATCGGCGGCGTCTCGTCCCTGTGCGGTCCAAGCGGCGTCGTACACCTGCGCGATCTCGTTGCCCTCGATTAGCCAGCGCTGGGTGTTGGCCCAGTTCTGGATTCCGTTGCCGTAGCGAGGATTGGCTCCGTTCTGGAGGATGGAGCCGCCGATGTAGTCGATCTGGCAGTCGTGGACGTGCACGTCTGTCGCCTCTCCGGCGATGCCGCATCCGCCGGAGCCGGTGATGTGTAAGTCGTGGATGTCGATCGACCCATTGATGCAGTGGATCACCTGTCCGGTCGCGCTGGTGCCGTTCGGCGCCGCGCGGATGTCGCCGGCCAGCGTGGTCGGGTTGGCAGAGGACTTGACATAGAGCATGTGCCCTGGAATGTCGGTACAGAAGTCCCACGGTGAAGTCAATTGAGCCGGATCGGCTTTCATGTTCGGAACCGGCGCGCCATCGACCATGAGAAAGCCGATGTTGGCGTCTTCGAGCGCGTTGTAACCGCCGTGCGTGTCGGGCGAACCCAGGTCGATCGTCCAGATGCCCTCGCTGTGCTGGGTCCACCCGTCGGCTCGGTTCAGCACCTTGTACATCGTCAGGATCGGCTTGGCTCCGGAGTCGTACGCGCCGACCTCGCATCCAAACGGCGGTGCCAACTCGCCGAAGAAGGTGTCGCCGCGGCGAAAGAGAACTGTCGACCGTCCACCGGGCAGTGCCGAGTTGACCTTCTGTATTGTCGCCCACGCGCTGGCGGGTGTGAGCCCGTCGGCGCGATCGTTGCCCGCGTTGGAAACGTAGTACGTCGGGCTCGGGTCCGACGCAGTCGCGGGTGGAATGACAGGAAGTGCTGCAACAGTGGCCGTGAGTTGGGCGGCCCTGCGCAACAGCGTTCGACGTGAGAGCTGAGAGTTCAAGGCCTCCCCTGTGCAGTGTTGCTGGCTGTGCGTCGGTTCCCCGATACTCCCTGTTGGGCAACAGACTACGGGGGTCCGATGTTCGCCGCCGCCTGTGGCGTGCGGATGTCGCTGCGATGCCGCGCGATTGGTCCGGAGATGTCGATTGACACCCTGCGTACGTCGACTCCCTTTCCACGGATTATGGCGGGGACCAGCTGTCGCATGTGGTTGCATACTCATCTAAGCTGACCGGGCGAATGATCGACGCCCATCTCTGAGAATTGCGGGGCAAGGTGCAACTGAGTCAGCTGGCCATGTATCTCGGTTTCATCGTCTTTCTGGTACTTGCAGTTCCGGCGGGTGGATGGCCGACAGCGCTGATTAGCGCTTACGTGATCGCGATGTGCGGGATCAATAAGATCATCTTTTCCATGCCGGGCAATG
Encoded here:
- a CDS encoding glycosyltransferase produces the protein MPSVALIGTRGYPSYYGGFETATRRLAPYLVEEGWDVTVYGRHNASRLDDPERDLRVETRVTRGLETKSLSTLSYGLTSTFDAAVRRPDVALVMNVANGYFLPLLKARNIPSLVNVDGIEWDRDKWNALAKRVFYQGARCTARWGDSLIFDARAIESYWQKTFRATGTFIPYGGEVPPPLPVPDGLVHRGYVLVVARFVPENSVPQFFEAVRTIAAKHPVVIVGTTGYGGELDDAARQLASDWPTVTWLGHVSNDALLLALWQHAGVYFHGHSVGGTNPALVQAMAAGAPTLARDTVYNREVLGPAGRFVPGDPQAIARAVLDMMDDRAGLDRASRTNQTRAEDDYSWKQVCTEYEQALRALLRTK